A genomic region of Micromonospora sp. NBC_01796 contains the following coding sequences:
- a CDS encoding acetate--CoA ligase family protein — MSDNATSYDREAVRRVLDQVRAEGRDSLTAPEGRLVVEAYGIATPREGLAESADEAVTLAGQIGLPVVLKIVSPDILHKTEAGGVLVGLKTPAEVADGFRTIVDNAKAYRADARIVGVQVQQLLTSGHEVIVGTVTDKTFGKVVAFGLGGVLVEVLKDVTFRLAPADHETALSMIDGIAAAEILRGVRGAEPANREVLAGLIQRLSDLVTDFPELAEVDLNPVLATASGATAVDVRILVDDEAAKTPERFSEEEILASMNRIMRPAAVAVIGASAETGKIGNSVMKNLVNGGYQGEIYPINPKADEILDRKAFKSIADVPGPVDVAVFAIPAKFVPQALEEVGAKGVAGAILIPSGFGETGNHELQDEVVAIARRHGVRILGPNIYGYYYTPENLSATFCTPYDVKGGVALSSQSGGIGMAILGFSRSAKMGVSSIVGVGNKADIDEDDLLTFFETDPNTQLIAMHLEDLKDGRAFAETAKRVSKTKPVLVLKAGRTDQGAKAASSHTGALAGNDKVYDDILRQSGVIRAPGLNDLLEYARGIPLLPTPQGENVVIITGAGGSGVLLSDACVDNSLRLMEIPPDLDEAFRKFIPPFGAAGNPVDITGGEPPSTYRNTIALGLSDPRIHSLILGYWHTIVTPPMVFAELVVDVVEEFRAKGIHKPVVASLAGDVEVEQASEHLYRHGIVAYPYTTEKPVAVLGAKYRWARAAGLVGADPSTGG; from the coding sequence ATGTCAGATAACGCAACCAGCTACGACCGCGAGGCGGTACGCCGGGTTCTCGACCAGGTCCGGGCCGAGGGCCGCGACTCGCTGACCGCGCCCGAGGGTCGGCTGGTCGTCGAGGCGTACGGCATCGCGACGCCCCGGGAGGGGCTGGCCGAAAGCGCCGACGAGGCGGTGACCCTGGCCGGGCAGATCGGCCTCCCGGTGGTGCTGAAGATCGTCTCGCCGGACATCCTGCACAAGACCGAGGCCGGCGGCGTCCTGGTCGGGCTGAAGACGCCGGCCGAGGTCGCCGACGGCTTCCGGACCATCGTGGACAACGCCAAGGCGTACCGGGCCGACGCCCGGATCGTCGGGGTGCAGGTGCAGCAACTGCTCACCTCCGGCCACGAGGTGATCGTCGGCACGGTGACCGACAAGACCTTCGGCAAGGTGGTCGCGTTCGGGCTCGGCGGCGTGCTGGTCGAGGTGCTCAAGGACGTGACCTTCCGGCTCGCCCCGGCCGACCACGAGACCGCGCTGTCGATGATCGACGGGATCGCCGCGGCCGAGATCCTGCGCGGCGTACGCGGCGCCGAGCCGGCCAACCGCGAGGTCCTGGCCGGGCTCATCCAGCGGCTGTCCGACCTGGTCACCGACTTCCCCGAGCTGGCCGAGGTCGACCTCAACCCGGTCCTGGCGACCGCCTCCGGCGCGACCGCGGTCGACGTGCGGATCCTGGTCGACGACGAGGCCGCGAAGACGCCGGAACGGTTCTCCGAGGAGGAGATCCTGGCCAGCATGAACCGGATCATGCGGCCCGCGGCGGTCGCCGTGATCGGTGCCTCCGCCGAAACCGGCAAGATCGGCAACTCGGTGATGAAGAACCTGGTGAACGGCGGCTACCAGGGCGAGATCTACCCGATCAACCCTAAGGCCGACGAGATCCTGGACCGCAAGGCGTTCAAGAGCATCGCCGACGTACCCGGCCCGGTGGACGTCGCGGTCTTCGCCATCCCGGCGAAGTTCGTCCCGCAGGCACTCGAGGAGGTCGGCGCCAAGGGTGTCGCCGGGGCGATCCTGATCCCGTCCGGCTTCGGCGAGACCGGCAACCACGAGCTGCAGGACGAGGTCGTGGCCATCGCCCGCCGGCACGGCGTACGCATCCTCGGGCCGAACATCTACGGGTACTACTACACCCCGGAGAACCTCTCCGCGACCTTCTGCACGCCGTACGACGTCAAGGGTGGCGTCGCCCTCTCCTCGCAGAGCGGCGGGATCGGCATGGCGATCCTCGGCTTCAGCCGGTCCGCGAAGATGGGCGTCTCCTCGATCGTCGGCGTAGGGAACAAGGCCGACATCGACGAGGACGACCTGCTGACCTTCTTCGAGACCGACCCCAACACCCAGTTGATCGCGATGCACCTGGAGGACCTCAAGGACGGCCGGGCCTTCGCCGAGACCGCCAAGCGGGTGTCGAAGACCAAGCCGGTGCTGGTTCTCAAGGCCGGCCGGACCGACCAGGGTGCCAAGGCCGCCAGCTCGCACACCGGCGCACTCGCCGGCAACGACAAGGTGTACGACGACATCCTGCGGCAGAGCGGCGTGATCCGCGCCCCCGGCCTCAACGACCTGCTCGAGTACGCCCGCGGCATCCCGCTCCTGCCGACCCCGCAGGGCGAGAACGTCGTCATCATCACCGGCGCGGGCGGTTCCGGCGTACTGCTCTCCGACGCGTGCGTCGACAACAGCCTGCGTTTGATGGAGATCCCCCCGGATCTCGACGAGGCGTTCCGCAAGTTCATCCCGCCCTTCGGCGCGGCCGGCAACCCGGTGGACATCACCGGCGGCGAACCGCCGTCGACCTACCGGAACACCATCGCGCTCGGCCTGTCCGACCCCCGGATCCACTCGCTGATCCTCGGTTACTGGCACACCATCGTCACCCCGCCGATGGTCTTCGCCGAACTGGTGGTCGACGTGGTCGAGGAGTTCCGGGCCAAGGGCATCCACAAGCCCGTCGTCGCCTCGCTCGCCGGCGACGTGGAGGTCGAGCAGGCAAGCGAGCACCTGTACCGGCACGGGATCGTGGCCTACCCGTACACCACGGAGAAGCCGGTCGCCGTACTCGGTGCGAAGTACCGCTGGGCCCGGGCCGCAGGCCTCGTCGGGGCCGACCCGAGCACCGGCGGCTGA
- the frc gene encoding formyl-CoA transferase, which translates to MGKALEGIRVLDMTHVQSGPSSTQILAWLGADVIKLEAPGTGDITRAQLRDLPGVDSLYFTMLNANKRSITLNMKSEQGKEIFTSLVSGVDILVENFGPGVVERFGFPWERLQEINPGLVYASIKGFGPGRYANFKAYEVIAQAMAGSMSTTGFEGGPPTATGAQIGDSGTGIHLVAGILAALYQRTNTGRGQRVQVAMQDAVLNLCRVKLRDQQRLAHGPLGEYPNENFGDEVPRSGNASGGGQPGWAVRCAPGGPNDYIYVIIQPVGWKPITELIGKPELADDPAWNTPAVRLAKLDKAFALIEEWTEKHTKWEVMEKLNAHNIPCGPILSTKELIEDTTLAELGSVVEVEHPERGAYKTVGNPIKLSDSTVEIERSPLLGEHTVQVLGELGYDESQVAELRTAGVI; encoded by the coding sequence ATGGGTAAGGCACTGGAGGGCATCCGCGTCCTCGACATGACACACGTGCAGTCCGGTCCCTCGTCCACACAGATCCTGGCGTGGCTGGGCGCCGACGTCATCAAGCTGGAGGCACCGGGAACGGGTGACATCACCCGCGCCCAGCTGCGCGACCTGCCCGGTGTGGACAGCCTCTACTTCACGATGCTCAACGCCAACAAGCGGAGCATCACGCTGAACATGAAGAGCGAGCAGGGCAAGGAGATCTTCACCTCGCTGGTGTCCGGCGTGGACATCCTGGTGGAAAACTTCGGGCCCGGTGTGGTGGAGCGCTTCGGCTTTCCCTGGGAACGGCTGCAGGAAATCAACCCCGGCCTGGTCTACGCCTCGATCAAGGGCTTCGGACCGGGCCGCTACGCCAACTTCAAGGCGTACGAGGTGATCGCCCAGGCGATGGCCGGCTCGATGAGCACCACCGGCTTCGAGGGTGGCCCGCCGACCGCCACCGGCGCCCAGATCGGCGACTCCGGCACCGGCATCCACCTGGTCGCCGGCATCCTCGCCGCGCTCTACCAGCGCACCAACACCGGCCGGGGTCAGCGGGTCCAGGTCGCCATGCAGGACGCGGTGCTCAACCTGTGCCGGGTGAAGCTGCGCGACCAGCAGCGGCTGGCGCACGGACCGCTGGGGGAGTACCCCAACGAGAACTTCGGCGACGAGGTGCCGCGTTCGGGGAACGCCTCCGGCGGCGGACAACCCGGCTGGGCCGTGCGCTGCGCACCGGGCGGACCGAACGACTACATCTATGTGATCATCCAGCCGGTCGGCTGGAAGCCGATCACGGAACTGATCGGCAAGCCGGAGCTGGCCGACGACCCGGCCTGGAACACCCCGGCGGTACGGCTCGCCAAACTCGACAAGGCCTTCGCGCTGATCGAGGAGTGGACCGAGAAGCACACCAAGTGGGAGGTCATGGAGAAGCTCAACGCCCACAACATCCCGTGCGGGCCGATCCTGTCGACCAAGGAACTGATCGAGGACACCACCCTGGCCGAGCTCGGCTCGGTGGTCGAGGTCGAGCACCCCGAGCGGGGTGCCTACAAGACCGTCGGCAACCCGATCAAGCTGTCCGACTCGACCGTCGAGATCGAGCGGTCCCCGCTGCTCGGTGAGCACACCGTGCAGGTCCTCGGCGAGCTCGGTTACGACGAGAGCCAGGTCGCCGAACTGCGTACCGCCGGTGTGATCTGA
- a CDS encoding Nramp family divalent metal transporter has translation MPIRELPDAPPSVHLLGPTVFLVALGVGMGEAYMWPRLVLVFGPEIRWLFLIGVTLQAFVMLEMARYAMATGESIFFGAARVFKPLMWFFFGVAILVYIWPGHLSTGAAAFEEVSGVPWVVTACIGLILVGILFSLASVIYPLLESLLGILIGVLVVGTSVAASLVGQWSDVTATLGGMFRFGYLPDEAMSAAWFPVLVGAIAFAGPSGMQQMWYTLHLRDSGAGMGAHIPKIRGLRSAGAEDEMPSRGFMFDTDNPAEMRKWKGWRKWVTFDAVLLFWGITMLVTISFTVLAQTAARESPNVAGLIRDGDREVALTAMADAFASAGAPVLRGIFLGFIALIGLNATLGLFDSFSRGQADMSYHFIRGAKKFGMSKLYAGFLWGVITFGILILLFGPADGPGAILDVLAFLSTFAMGTYCVVLLLVNNRMLPKPIRPGIVQNLVIGFGAVFYLGMLVYSLVRFGVVVG, from the coding sequence ATGCCGATCCGGGAACTGCCGGACGCACCCCCCTCCGTCCACCTGCTCGGCCCCACCGTGTTCCTCGTCGCGCTCGGCGTGGGCATGGGCGAGGCGTACATGTGGCCCCGACTGGTCCTGGTCTTCGGCCCGGAGATCCGGTGGCTGTTCCTCATCGGTGTGACCCTCCAGGCGTTCGTGATGCTCGAGATGGCCCGGTACGCCATGGCCACCGGCGAGAGCATCTTCTTCGGCGCCGCCCGGGTGTTCAAACCACTGATGTGGTTCTTCTTCGGGGTCGCGATCCTGGTCTACATCTGGCCGGGCCATCTGTCCACCGGCGCCGCCGCCTTCGAGGAGGTGAGCGGCGTACCCTGGGTCGTCACCGCGTGTATCGGCCTGATCCTGGTCGGCATCCTGTTCAGCCTCGCCTCGGTGATCTACCCCCTGCTGGAGAGCCTGCTCGGCATCCTGATCGGGGTACTGGTGGTCGGCACCTCGGTGGCGGCCTCGCTGGTCGGTCAGTGGAGCGACGTCACCGCCACCCTCGGCGGCATGTTCCGGTTCGGCTACCTGCCGGACGAGGCGATGTCGGCGGCCTGGTTCCCGGTCCTGGTCGGCGCGATCGCGTTCGCCGGACCGTCCGGCATGCAGCAGATGTGGTACACGCTGCACCTGCGTGACTCGGGTGCCGGCATGGGCGCGCACATTCCGAAGATCCGTGGACTCCGGTCGGCGGGTGCGGAGGACGAGATGCCGTCGCGCGGGTTCATGTTCGACACCGACAACCCGGCCGAGATGCGCAAGTGGAAGGGCTGGCGCAAGTGGGTGACCTTCGACGCGGTGCTGCTCTTCTGGGGCATCACGATGCTGGTCACCATCTCGTTCACCGTGTTGGCCCAGACCGCGGCGCGGGAGAGTCCCAACGTCGCCGGCCTGATCCGCGACGGTGACCGGGAGGTCGCCCTGACCGCGATGGCGGACGCCTTCGCCTCGGCCGGCGCGCCGGTGCTGCGCGGCATCTTCCTCGGCTTCATCGCGCTGATCGGTCTGAACGCCACGCTGGGTCTGTTCGACTCGTTCTCCCGTGGCCAGGCGGACATGAGCTACCACTTCATCCGTGGGGCGAAGAAGTTCGGCATGTCGAAGCTCTACGCCGGCTTCCTCTGGGGCGTGATCACGTTCGGGATCCTGATCCTGCTGTTCGGCCCCGCCGACGGTCCGGGCGCGATCCTCGACGTACTGGCCTTCCTGTCCACGTTCGCCATGGGCACCTACTGCGTGGTGCTGCTCCTGGTGAACAACCGGATGCTGCCCAAACCGATCCGCCCGGGGATCGTGCAGAACCTGGTCATCGGGTTCGGTGCGGTGTTCTACCTGGGCATGTTGGTCTACAGCCTGGTCCGGTTCGGCGTGGTGGTGGGTTGA